CCGCGGCTGAAGAGTGGAGCCGGGCGAGGATCGCGCGTCTCTCCGACTCGGCCTTTGCCGTCGTGGAAACCACCCCTGACGGGCGGAAGCTCCGCCACCTGCCTCACCACGACGAAACGGGAGCCGTTGATCTTGCCCACCTGAAAGCTGCCCGGAGCCGGGTCGGTCAGGTCAAATGGGTGGACCCGGCCAACGCGGAGGTCGCCCGCCGGCACCTCGAAGAGCACTGGAGGCAGCTCAGGGATGACTAGCCCAGTCGGAGGGGGCCTCGACGGCCCCCTTCCGAGACCTCCCCCGAGAAGCCATTGCGCCGGCGGAGCCGGCGTTCGAAGCGCCGGGCAATCGTCGCAGTCAGCTGGCGCCATTCGCAGACGGCCTCGTAGCTTGAAGTGTTGGCCGACCACTCGGTGATCGCTTCCTCTGTCAAGCTGGCAAATCTTTCCTGTCATCGCGTCAGGGAAGGCTGCCGCCGGCCGCGGAGCGGTCAGCGAACCTTTTTGTTTTCGGTCGATTGGAGCGTTGACGAGCCTGGCATGCGCTCTGCAATCGCCCTGATGCGTAGGGCTTCACATGGACCTTCTCGTACCCTTCCTGATCTTGGTCGTGGTGGTGGCGGCCCTGGGGCTCGGGCTTGCCTGGCTGACCAAGCTCCTCCTGCAGAGATGAGCGGGGTCGTCGTCCTCAGGTGCCGACCCTGAGGGTGGCGCCCAGCTCGCGAAGGCAGGCGATCGCGGAAAGGTAGGAGAGCTTGCCCGTCCGCGGGTTTTCTGACGGGACGTTCTCGACCTGAATCTGGAGCCTCCCGAACTCCCCTTCGACGGTGATCCGGTGGGTGTTGCGCGCCAGCCCGGGCACCGCGAAGATCTTGATCCGGGTCAGCTCGGGGCCGATGCCGGCCAGCGACAGCGCCGCGAGGACGTTGACGTTAGCGGGGAAGGCCTTGCAGGCCTCGGTGGCGGGGCCCTCGTAGATCAGCGTCTCCTCGCTGATCGAGCTCAGGTCAATCCCCTTCGCCTCGATATAGGGCGCGCCCGCCCATCCCCGGGGCGGTTTCCGGCTCTCCATCGTGACGCTCGTGATCGCCCCGACCCGCGCGCCCTTGACGCCGTCGAGGCCAGCGATCGCGCCTGAGGGCACGAGAATCCGGCAGCGATTCTTCGCCGCGAACTCCACCCAGTCCTGCCGACCGAGGAGCCCGCCGCAGGAGAGGACCATGAGGTCTTTCCCCGCTCCCAGCACCTTCGGAGCCAGCTCCTGGAGGGCAGCCTGGGTCGCGCACTCGATCACCAACTCGGAAGCCTGGATCAGCTCCTCGGGGGAGAGGAACGGGGGCTTTGAGGCCAGGCTGGCCAGGAATGCCTCGGCCTTGGCCCGGTCGCGGCTGCTTCCCCCCGCGAGCAAGACCCCCGGAATCCCCGTATCCAGGGCGCGGCAGATCGCGCGCCCGATGGTGCCGAGGCCGAAGATGCCCGCGCGGATCATCCTACATCTCCTTGATTAACTCGGGCCTCGCCTCCTGGCTGGCCTCGCCTGCGGCTCGTCCGGAGCCCCTCGGCTCGAACATCCACTCGGGCCTCGCCTCGTCGCTGGCGCAGGCGATGAAGCTGCCTGCGCCGAAGCCCCTCGGCTCGAACCGCCATCACATCTCCGCCTCGGCTTCGGCCGGGGCAGGGGCGCGCCGCCTCCGCTGCCAGAGCGACACGATGACCGAGACGACGGACAGGACGAGCAGGGCCCCCGAGATCGGGCGGGTCAAGAAGAGCCAGGGGTCGGCGTCGGTCATGATCGCGCGGATGTAGTTCACCTCGAGCTGGTCTCCGAGCACCACCCCCAGGATGATCGGCGCCAGCGGGAAGCCGAACTTGACCATCAGGTAGCCGATGATGCCGAAGAAGTAGAAGGTCCAGACGTTCTCGATGATGTTGTTGAGCGCGTAGGAGCCGATCGCGCAGAGGACCAGGATGATCGGTGTCAGGACGGCCTGGGGGATCAGGATCACGCGGAGGAAGTAGCGGAGGAGTGCCCACTCCACCAGCACGGTCACGAAGTGGGCCAGGAAGTAGGCGGCGAACATGCCGTACGCGACTTGGGTGTGGGTGGTGACGAAGAGGGGACCGGGCTGGATCCCGTGAATGATGAGCGCCCCGAGCATCACCGCCGTGACCGCGTCGCCGGGGATGCCGAAGGCCATCATCGTGATGAGCGAGCCGCCGATGTTGGCGTTGTTGGAGGCCTCGGCCGCGATGACCCCGTCGGAGATGCCGGTGCCGAACTTCTCCGGGTGCTTGGAGAACTTCTTGGCCTGATCGTAAGCCATGATGTTGGCCGCGGAGCCGCCGACGGCGGGGAGGATGCCGATCCAGAGGCCGATCAAGGTGGACCAGATGAGATTGAACGGCTGGCGGAGGATCTCGCCGATGACCTTCAGGTGGTTCACCCTGAGGTCCACGTCCTTGCCGATCGTCGCGTCCTTACCCCCGCCACCCATGCTCTCCACGTCCTTCATGAGCTGGGAGAAGGCGAAGATCCCGATCAGGACCGGCAGGAACGGGAACCCCGCGAGGAGGAAGTCGGTGCCGAAGGTGAACCGGGCGACACCCATCAACGGGTCGCCGCCCACCGCGGTGACCAGGAGTCCAAAGACGCCCGAGAGCAGGCCCTTCAGGAGCGACTGCTCGGCGAGGCTCGCCACGATCGTGAGCGTGAGGACGAAGAGAGAGAAGTACTCCCACGGGCCGAATTTGATCGCGAGGGCCGCGAGCTGGATGGCTCCCACGACGAGCGGGAATCCCGCGAGGAGCCCTCCCAGGAGGGAGGCCCAGATCCCGAGCCACACCGCGCGCCCGGCCTCGCCTTTGCGCGCCATGGGGAAGCCCTCAAACGTGGTGGCGATCGCCGAGGGCGTCCCCGGGATGCCCAGGAGCGTCGCCGTGATCAGCCCGCCGGATTCGCCGCCCACGTAGACGCCGACCATGGTCGCCAGCCCTTGGAGCGGGGTCATCCCGAAGGTGAAGGGGAGGACCAGAATGATGGTCATCGTGATGGTGACGCCGGGGATGGCGCCCCCGAGGAGCCCGGCTACCACCCCCAGCGCCATGTAGAGGAACGTCTGGGGGTCGAGGA
This region of Candidatus Rokuibacteriota bacterium genomic DNA includes:
- a CDS encoding tripartite tricarboxylate transporter permease, which gives rise to MEAFLSSTLAVLDPQTFLYMALGVVAGLLGGAIPGVTITMTIILVLPFTFGMTPLQGLATMVGVYVGGESGGLITATLLGIPGTPSAIATTFEGFPMARKGEAGRAVWLGIWASLLGGLLAGFPLVVGAIQLAALAIKFGPWEYFSLFVLTLTIVASLAEQSLLKGLLSGVFGLLVTAVGGDPLMGVARFTFGTDFLLAGFPFLPVLIGIFAFSQLMKDVESMGGGGKDATIGKDVDLRVNHLKVIGEILRQPFNLIWSTLIGLWIGILPAVGGSAANIMAYDQAKKFSKHPEKFGTGISDGVIAAEASNNANIGGSLITMMAFGIPGDAVTAVMLGALIIHGIQPGPLFVTTHTQVAYGMFAAYFLAHFVTVLVEWALLRYFLRVILIPQAVLTPIILVLCAIGSYALNNIIENVWTFYFFGIIGYLMVKFGFPLAPIILGVVLGDQLEVNYIRAIMTDADPWLFLTRPISGALLVLSVVSVIVSLWQRRRRAPAPAEAEAEM
- a CDS encoding aspartate dehydrogenase; protein product: MIRAGIFGLGTIGRAICRALDTGIPGVLLAGGSSRDRAKAEAFLASLASKPPFLSPEELIQASELVIECATQAALQELAPKVLGAGKDLMVLSCGGLLGRQDWVEFAAKNRCRILVPSGAIAGLDGVKGARVGAITSVTMESRKPPRGWAGAPYIEAKGIDLSSISEETLIYEGPATEACKAFPANVNVLAALSLAGIGPELTRIKIFAVPGLARNTHRITVEGEFGRLQIQVENVPSENPRTGKLSYLSAIACLRELGATLRVGT